A region of the Gemmobacter fulvus genome:
TCGGCCACCGACAGTTCGACAATCTCGGGGATCAGCAGCGCCTGTGCGGCAATGCCGCTGTCCGCCGCCTGCGCCTTCAGCCGTTCATAGACCAGCCGCTCATGCGCGGCGTGCTGGTCGACGATCACCATGCCCCGCGCCGTCTGCGCGATGATGTAGTTTTCATGCAACTGCGCCCGTGCCGCCCCCAGGGGCCGCGCAGTCAGATCCGGCTCGGCCGGGGCCACCGCCGCCACCCGCGCCGAGGGCGCTTCGGCAAAGCCGAAATCCTGCGGGGCCTGCGCCACATAGGCGCGGGTCAGGCTGGTCTGGCTTGGCCGGTCCATCTGATAGATGCGCGAGGCGGGTGCTGCGGGTTCAGGCTGAAACGCCGCCAGCGTTTCAGCGGCCACCGTGCTGGAGGCGCGGTGCCCTGCCCCCGCCAGTGCCTGCCGCAGGCCCGACACGATCAGGCTGCGCGCCGTGCCCGGTTCACGGAACCGCACCTCAGATTTTGCCGGATGCACGTTCACATCCACCCGCTCGGGGTCGCAAACAAGGTTCAGCACCGCCGCCGGATGCCGGTCCCGGCTCAGCACATCCATATAGGCGGCGCGCAACGCCCCGAACAACATCTTGTCCAACACCGGGCGGCCATTCACGAACAGGAACTGCGCCACCGAGGATCCGCGCGAATAGGTCGGCAAGGCGGCATAACCGACCAGCGCCAGCCCCTCGCGCTCCAGATCAATGCGCAGCGCATTTTCCGCGAAATCCGCCCCGATCACGCGGGCCAGCCGCCCATGCAGCGCATCGAAGAAATCGCCGTTTTCCGGGTCAGCCCGGAACACAACGCGCCCCTCACCGCCGCCCGACACATCGCGCAGGGTAAAGCCGACATGCGGCTCCGCCATGGCCAGCCGTTTGACCACATCGGAAATCGCGCCCATCTCGGCCCGGTCCGAGCGCATGAATTTCAGCCGCGCGGGCGTCGCGTAGAACAGATCGCGCAGTTCGACCACGGTGCCGCGCGTCAGCGCCGCAGGCCGCACCGCACCCATGCGCCCGCCCTCTACCGCAAGGCTGACGCCCTCATGCCCTTCGGCGCGCGAGGTCAGGCTGAGCCGACCGACCGCGCCCAAAGACGGCAGCGCCTCGCCACGAAAGCCGAAGCTGCGGATGTTCAGCAGGTCTGACCCGTCGATCTTGGAAGTGGCGTGGCGGCTGAGCGCAAGCGGCAGATCCTCTGCCGTCATGCCGCAGCCATCATCGGTGACACGGATCAGCGTCTTGCCACCATCGGCATAGTCCACCGTGATCCGCCGCGCGCCCGCGTCCAGCGCGTTTTCCACCAATTCCTTCACGGCAGAGGCCGGACGTTCCACAACCTCACCCGCCGCGATGCGGTTGATCGCGGCCTCGTCCAATTGTCGGATCACCGGACGCGCGCCGTCGGGCCGCGTTATCTTGGGGGTATCAAGCATCATGCCCCCACAGCTAGCATGGGGGCACAGATTCGGCCACAGGCTTAGGGGCCGGTCACCACACCATCCGGCTGCCCCACCACCACGATGCGCAGGCCGTCCGGGCGCACCAGACGCTTCGCCACGCGGGCCACATCCGCCAGCGTCACCGCCTCGATCCGGGCGTTGCGTGTGGCCGGATAGTCGGTGCCAAGGCCCTGCATCTGCATCCCCACAAGGATATTGGCAATCGTGCCATTGCCATCAAACCGCAGCGGATAGGCGCCGGTCAGATAGGTCTTGGCGGCAGCGAGTTCATCGGCGGTGATGCCCTCAGCGGCTTTTGCCCATTCCGCGCGCAGAATCGTGATCGCCTCGGCGGCGGTGCGGTTGTCGGTGGCAAACTGGCCCATCATCAGATCGGCCTGATCGTAATCGGCCAGATAGGTGCCAACCCCATAGGTCAGGCCACGCTTTTCGCGCAGCTCGGTCATCAGGCGCGATGAAAACCGGCCGCCGCCCAGCACTTCGTTCAGGATGAAGGCCGCGAAATAGTCGGGGTCATCGCGGGGGATCCCCTCATGCCCGAACATCAGCACCGCTTGCGGGGTCGGAAAGTCCTGCACCGTCACGCCGCCGCTCAGCGCCACGGGTGCGGGGCCCGGCAAAGGGGCGCCCGTGGCGGGCAGCCCGCCCAGCAGATGATCCAGCAGCGCGCCCAGCTCCTCTGCAGTGATATCGCCCACCGCCGAGACATAGATGCGGTCGCGGGCCAGCGTGCCCTGATGTGCGGCCAGAATGTCATCTCGGGTCAGCGCCGTGACCGAATCGACCGTGCCATCCCCTGACGACCCGTAGGGGTGATCGCCAAAGGCCAGCCGCGCGAAAGCATCGCCCGCAATCGTGCCTGGATCCTTCAGATTGGCCCGGATGTTGGACAGAACCTGCCCGCGCACCCGCTCCACCGCGTCGGCGTCAAAGCGCGGATGCGTCAGCGCAAGCCGCAGCAGTTCCGCTGCCTTCGCCCGGTTTTCGGTCAACATCCGCGCCGACACCGAAATGGCATCGGTCGAGGCGCTGAACTTGAACTCCGCCGCCAGCGCATCGCGGCTTTCGGCGAATTTCTGCGCCGACATTTCTGCCGCGCCCTCTTCGATCAGCGCCGTCATCAGATTGACCGCGCCGCGCTTGCCCGGCGCATCGGTGGCCGTGCCGCCCTGAAAGCGGATCTCCAGCGCGGTAAAGGGGATGCCGTGTTCCTCGACCAGCCAGGCCTTGATGCCCCCCGGCGAGGTCACCTCCTGAATGGCGATTTCGGCCCGGAGCGGCAGGGCGATCAGCGCGAACAGCGCGAACAGACGCCAGATCATTGGGTTTCCTCCGTCAGCAGCCAGCCGGTCACGGCGCGGCGGCGGTCCAGCACCTTGCGCGCGGCCTCCATCACCGCATCCGGCGTCACCTGTTGCAGCGCATCCGGCCAGGACTGCACATCCTGAACGGTCAGGCCGGTGGTCAGCGCCTCGCCATACATCCGCGCCAGCCCGTCCACATCATCCTTGGCATAGACCTGCGCCGCGCGCAGTTGCGTCTTGATCCGGTCAAACGCCGCCGGTTCGGGGCCGGTGGTCAGAAAATCGGCCAGAACCTTGTCCAATGCGGCCTCGGCCTCTTCCGGGCTCACCCCCGGCAGCGGCGACAGGCCCAGCCCGAAGGTGCCACTGTCCAGCCCACCGCCATCATAATAGGCATAGGAATAGACGGCTTTCGGATCGTTGAATTGCAGCGCCTTGGCCAGCAGGCTGGTGGTGCTTGATCCGCCCAGCAATTCCGCCAGAACCGTCAGCGCCGCCGCTTCGCCCTGATCGCCGCTGCGACGGGCGGGCGCAAGATAGCTGCGCTGCATGAACGGCTCCGACACCCGCGCATCTGCCATGGTCAAACGACGCTCGGCCAACTGCGGCGGCTCCATCGGGCGCTTGCGGGGAGGCAGGTCGGCAGTGGGCGTGATCGGACCATAATGGGTCTGCGCCATCTCGCGCACCTTGGCCGGATCCACATCGCCCGCCACGATCAGCACGGCATTGTTGGGCGCATAGAAGGTTTTGTAGAAAGCTTCGGCCTCGGCCCGGCCCAGACCCTCGATCTCGTGCCGCCAGCCGATGATCGGGATGCCGTAGGGGTGATTGAGGTATTGCGCCGCGCGGGCCTGTTCGGAAAACAGCGCGCCGGGATCACTGTCGACCCGCTGATTGCGCTCTTCCAGAATCACGCCGCGTTCGGTCGCCACGACATCATCGGTCAGTTGGAGGTCGCGCATCCGCTCGGCCTCAAGCCCCATCATCAGATCGAGCCGGTCTGCCGCAACACGCTGAAAATAGGCGGTGTAATCCCAACTGGTAAAGGCGTTGTCATTGCCGCCCTGCGCCTCGACCGTGTCGGAAAACTCGCCCGCCGCCAGATCGTCGGTGGCCTTGAACATCAGATGTTCAAAGAAATGCGCGATGCCGGAATGGCCTGCGGGTTCATCGGCTGCGCCCACGCGATACCAGATCATCTGCACGGCCACAGGGGCGCGGTGATCCTCGATCACCACCACCTGCAAACCATTGTCCAGCGTGAAATCCGTCACAGTTTCGGCCAGCGCCCCGCCTGCCCCGCATACGGCCCAGACCAGACTACCCCACAAGAATTTACGCATCACCGCCTCCACCCGTGTCGCCCCATAGCTACGCGGTGGGGCGGCAGGGTCAAGCGGCGCTGACGGAGTGTTTAC
Encoded here:
- a CDS encoding M16 family metallopeptidase, with protein sequence MRKFLWGSLVWAVCGAGGALAETVTDFTLDNGLQVVVIEDHRAPVAVQMIWYRVGAADEPAGHSGIAHFFEHLMFKATDDLAAGEFSDTVEAQGGNDNAFTSWDYTAYFQRVAADRLDLMMGLEAERMRDLQLTDDVVATERGVILEERNQRVDSDPGALFSEQARAAQYLNHPYGIPIIGWRHEIEGLGRAEAEAFYKTFYAPNNAVLIVAGDVDPAKVREMAQTHYGPITPTADLPPRKRPMEPPQLAERRLTMADARVSEPFMQRSYLAPARRSGDQGEAAALTVLAELLGGSSTTSLLAKALQFNDPKAVYSYAYYDGGGLDSGTFGLGLSPLPGVSPEEAEAALDKVLADFLTTGPEPAAFDRIKTQLRAAQVYAKDDVDGLARMYGEALTTGLTVQDVQSWPDALQQVTPDAVMEAARKVLDRRRAVTGWLLTEETQ
- the mutL gene encoding DNA mismatch repair endonuclease MutL — encoded protein: MMLDTPKITRPDGARPVIRQLDEAAINRIAAGEVVERPASAVKELVENALDAGARRITVDYADGGKTLIRVTDDGCGMTAEDLPLALSRHATSKIDGSDLLNIRSFGFRGEALPSLGAVGRLSLTSRAEGHEGVSLAVEGGRMGAVRPAALTRGTVVELRDLFYATPARLKFMRSDRAEMGAISDVVKRLAMAEPHVGFTLRDVSGGGEGRVVFRADPENGDFFDALHGRLARVIGADFAENALRIDLEREGLALVGYAALPTYSRGSSVAQFLFVNGRPVLDKMLFGALRAAYMDVLSRDRHPAAVLNLVCDPERVDVNVHPAKSEVRFREPGTARSLIVSGLRQALAGAGHRASSTVAAETLAAFQPEPAAPASRIYQMDRPSQTSLTRAYVAQAPQDFGFAEAPSARVAAVAPAEPDLTARPLGAARAQLHENYIIAQTARGMVIVDQHAAHERLVYERLKAQAADSGIAAQALLIPEIVELSVADAARLLDVAEDLAALGLVVEAFGGGAVAVRETPAILGRVDAAALIRDIVDDLANLGTSDRLKGRIDAVLSRMACHGSVRSGRQMRAEEMNALLREMEATPLSGQCNHGRPTYVELQLADIERLFGRR
- a CDS encoding M16 family metallopeptidase — encoded protein: MIWRLFALFALIALPLRAEIAIQEVTSPGGIKAWLVEEHGIPFTALEIRFQGGTATDAPGKRGAVNLMTALIEEGAAEMSAQKFAESRDALAAEFKFSASTDAISVSARMLTENRAKAAELLRLALTHPRFDADAVERVRGQVLSNIRANLKDPGTIAGDAFARLAFGDHPYGSSGDGTVDSVTALTRDDILAAHQGTLARDRIYVSAVGDITAEELGALLDHLLGGLPATGAPLPGPAPVALSGGVTVQDFPTPQAVLMFGHEGIPRDDPDYFAAFILNEVLGGGRFSSRLMTELREKRGLTYGVGTYLADYDQADLMMGQFATDNRTAAEAITILRAEWAKAAEGITADELAAAKTYLTGAYPLRFDGNGTIANILVGMQMQGLGTDYPATRNARIEAVTLADVARVAKRLVRPDGLRIVVVGQPDGVVTGP